Proteins encoded together in one Chitinophaga sp. LS1 window:
- a CDS encoding phage tail tape measure protein: MAATFGKVQKIYELRTLGYDEVSKQLDTLIVKFNDVGKAKRNASKAATEAAQAQGVESDALKKASSAYEEARAKQAQLRTELINQRNESKALQIARQAEINQQKQQQSSNQAAAGSYNALRKEYAELYKVVKATPTGNPLGVNGQLYTYDSAIQKLQQLAAAEQNFRRQFSQDKLLVGEYTTGIVQAFKQMGLGDLVGGQIQKAKSRLTELNSSFAQLKNEYNQVKLAGTGGLDAIEKKMIANRQEASQLDHQVLQLEKDMRGMGGVGSQITSGIAQGFADMRNQLAQFVIGYFGFQALLSGTQKLIHQNYELSDSIARIKIYTKGTTDEVNGLIDSLKKLDTRTSLAGLVDIATIVAKKGVAKDEIVGVTQALDQLFVVLGNEAGDPHEAVASLVKLVNVYSEDKHVTAKNIGDIGAAIAKLTSSGVATGRFLIGFSERLAGVRGITGITIDKVLGLGAALEELGQRQEVSATALSQIVIKLFTDTRKYADLTGKSLEEFNKLLRDSPIDALVEVAAKLKGNAGEMEKFFEGVTDFHLRGARVIGVLGDIAGNAEYAKKRMADATRALGDQAALADAFAKKNDTFAATLDKISKKFEILGSNRSVQLLLTAIAGIITFLLGNIPGVIIATTVWTAGWAILNKELFLAKANLLLVNTQIVLSRIALGAVTIFTNAYAVALALWTGTMRVATVAAQFLNSTLLATPLGIILTLAGLAVGTMAAFAGAISGTTDKVLAHAASLRLLNDIHNKVQDQIGATVNKTKLLVSVIGDHTISERSRKKALQDLIAIAPEYLRGLTLENIAQAEGKQILDGYLKSLREKAELQAGEAIANKAIEDRTRLEKTLFDLELKRKEGKTGKNDLTDEEQKFLSTGRRSVPFGAFVGSLFGKSTIDAAIQGVQDQLAAKDLEISRANAFVKAQYGKLTQTVKEGDTAVANVPKIRTISTVKDEIKSLDEEIERAEIGSQKLKDLVAQRTKLQDELQNAEGKDKKNKDKGSRLTGNQRDVLRDQDANRDEELSAQKLKFTQGKQSEEEYLKNILEINQKYIDAKLALIKGANAAERKLISDLKSEKVDNERETNEKLFKLGEERLKDQFEHAKKEAESKLQAVQNNPIATPTELAQAKLDSDTAILNAQTAFNASMDQLENSLHIQSKKNAEERADSISTVNQNVQKDQLALGKASIEDIKKQGEAEIAAYKANIEKQKLAIAQSKNTTVVKQNLTEKLNKTEDVGVLALEVSNMEKLLPKYKQQLQSKEITEQEYNTFVTQLYEKQQALQKATLENQKTTLLSLPDTLKSLIQKFSGASDELTATIYQGLSGAYSLAETAMNNYFNAEENRIKQSQKDMQERLDTELEQAKARAQSKAEEERLDKEYAEKKKQADKQAGEELKKVKKKEARLALVTELANIAAAAAANVLNGVTFGAAGVAQYAVQSLLALGRYAIRVNEIDNTQFEYGGSADVPTRGGRFGGKSHNRGGTPFAYKGRTFEAEANELAVIRTKNAPTGDYTISGNHTQIASALNSLGGGVSFAPGAAIQKFEFGGGLGESLQAPVFVPSVSNTSISTSNAQSEQYYEILMEQTKSIQAVNNRIDRIQVVQETRTVTDAQKKAVKQSQIGTL, encoded by the coding sequence ATGGCTGCAACTTTCGGTAAAGTACAAAAGATATATGAGCTGCGTACCCTTGGGTATGATGAGGTATCAAAGCAACTTGATACGCTGATTGTCAAGTTTAACGACGTAGGTAAGGCAAAACGGAATGCATCTAAAGCAGCTACGGAAGCGGCTCAGGCGCAAGGTGTGGAGTCAGATGCTTTAAAAAAAGCTAGTTCGGCTTATGAGGAAGCGAGAGCCAAACAAGCCCAGCTAAGGACAGAGCTTATCAATCAACGTAATGAATCCAAGGCACTACAAATTGCCCGGCAGGCAGAGATCAATCAACAGAAGCAGCAGCAATCAAGTAACCAGGCGGCGGCCGGTAGCTATAATGCGTTGCGAAAAGAGTATGCCGAATTGTACAAGGTCGTAAAGGCTACTCCTACTGGTAATCCTCTTGGTGTTAATGGGCAGCTTTATACATATGATAGTGCCATTCAAAAATTGCAACAATTAGCTGCTGCGGAACAGAATTTCCGACGCCAGTTTTCGCAAGATAAATTACTCGTTGGCGAATATACCACTGGTATTGTACAGGCATTTAAGCAAATGGGGCTTGGTGACCTTGTAGGGGGGCAAATACAAAAGGCAAAGAGCCGTCTAACCGAATTAAACTCTTCCTTTGCCCAGTTGAAAAACGAATATAACCAGGTCAAGCTTGCTGGCACGGGTGGACTGGATGCGATTGAAAAGAAAATGATTGCCAACCGGCAAGAAGCGTCTCAACTTGACCACCAAGTGCTTCAATTGGAGAAGGATATGCGTGGTATGGGTGGGGTAGGGAGCCAGATCACTTCTGGTATTGCCCAGGGATTTGCTGATATGCGTAACCAGCTTGCACAGTTTGTTATTGGCTATTTTGGGTTTCAGGCATTGCTTTCAGGCACTCAGAAACTCATCCACCAAAACTATGAGCTTTCCGACTCCATCGCCAGAATAAAAATTTACACAAAAGGGACCACTGATGAAGTTAACGGTCTCATAGACAGTCTAAAAAAACTGGATACCCGTACCTCTTTGGCAGGTCTGGTGGATATTGCCACTATCGTTGCAAAGAAAGGTGTGGCTAAGGATGAAATAGTAGGTGTAACTCAGGCTCTTGATCAGTTATTCGTAGTCTTAGGAAATGAAGCGGGCGATCCTCATGAGGCGGTAGCTAGCCTGGTAAAGTTAGTTAACGTATATAGTGAGGATAAGCACGTTACTGCCAAAAATATCGGTGATATAGGAGCCGCAATAGCCAAACTAACATCTTCAGGGGTTGCAACGGGGCGGTTCTTGATAGGCTTCTCTGAACGACTAGCCGGTGTGAGGGGTATTACTGGTATTACGATCGATAAAGTATTGGGTTTGGGTGCAGCGCTTGAAGAATTGGGCCAACGACAGGAGGTATCTGCTACTGCCCTCTCTCAAATAGTAATCAAACTTTTTACTGATACCAGGAAATATGCAGACCTCACGGGTAAGAGCCTGGAAGAGTTCAATAAGTTACTGCGTGATAGTCCAATAGATGCGCTGGTAGAGGTTGCGGCTAAGCTTAAGGGAAATGCTGGCGAAATGGAAAAGTTTTTTGAAGGAGTAACAGATTTCCATTTAAGAGGTGCCAGGGTTATCGGTGTTTTGGGTGATATAGCAGGTAATGCAGAATATGCGAAGAAACGTATGGCCGATGCGACCAGGGCGTTAGGTGATCAGGCTGCGCTGGCAGATGCATTTGCTAAAAAGAATGATACATTTGCCGCAACCCTGGATAAAATTTCTAAAAAGTTTGAAATACTGGGAAGCAACCGTTCAGTTCAACTTCTTTTAACTGCAATTGCAGGGATTATCACATTTCTATTAGGGAATATTCCTGGGGTAATTATTGCAACTACCGTTTGGACTGCTGGATGGGCGATCCTGAATAAGGAATTATTCCTCGCTAAAGCAAATCTATTATTGGTCAATACGCAGATCGTTCTCAGTAGAATTGCATTGGGGGCTGTTACAATTTTTACCAATGCCTACGCTGTAGCATTAGCGCTTTGGACTGGAACCATGCGAGTGGCTACGGTAGCAGCGCAATTCTTAAATAGTACATTGTTGGCCACCCCATTGGGCATAATACTTACATTAGCTGGCCTTGCTGTGGGCACAATGGCGGCTTTTGCAGGCGCAATATCCGGGACTACAGATAAAGTGCTAGCTCATGCCGCATCTCTCAGGCTTTTAAATGATATACACAATAAGGTACAGGATCAAATAGGTGCCACTGTTAATAAAACAAAACTACTTGTCTCTGTAATCGGTGATCACACGATAAGTGAAAGGAGCCGTAAGAAGGCTTTGCAGGATCTAATAGCCATTGCTCCTGAATACCTAAGAGGACTGACTTTGGAAAACATAGCCCAGGCCGAAGGGAAACAGATTTTAGACGGGTATTTAAAATCACTTCGCGAAAAAGCAGAATTACAGGCAGGGGAAGCAATAGCGAATAAGGCAATAGAAGATCGGACCAGGTTAGAGAAGACCCTTTTCGATTTGGAGTTGAAAAGGAAGGAAGGTAAGACGGGAAAGAATGACCTTACTGATGAAGAGCAGAAGTTTCTTTCTACAGGCAGAAGAAGTGTCCCATTTGGGGCTTTTGTTGGCTCTTTGTTTGGAAAATCTACGATTGATGCCGCAATTCAGGGCGTACAGGACCAACTTGCCGCAAAAGATCTTGAAATTAGCCGGGCAAATGCTTTTGTGAAAGCACAATACGGCAAGTTAACGCAAACAGTTAAAGAAGGAGATACAGCTGTTGCGAACGTCCCAAAAATACGGACTATTTCTACTGTAAAAGATGAGATAAAATCTTTGGATGAGGAGATAGAAAGAGCAGAAATAGGTTCTCAAAAGCTAAAAGATTTAGTAGCACAACGAACAAAGCTACAGGATGAGCTGCAGAATGCAGAAGGGAAGGATAAAAAAAATAAAGACAAGGGTTCACGCCTTACCGGCAATCAGCGTGACGTACTGAGAGATCAAGATGCCAACAGAGACGAAGAATTGTCCGCTCAAAAGCTGAAGTTTACCCAGGGTAAACAATCAGAGGAAGAATATCTGAAGAATATCCTCGAAATCAATCAAAAGTATATCGATGCTAAACTTGCTCTTATAAAAGGGGCAAATGCTGCTGAAAGGAAGCTCATATCTGACTTGAAATCAGAGAAGGTGGATAATGAGAGAGAAACTAATGAAAAGCTCTTCAAACTTGGCGAAGAGCGTCTGAAAGATCAATTTGAACATGCGAAAAAGGAGGCTGAATCCAAACTGCAGGCAGTACAAAATAATCCCATCGCCACTCCAACAGAACTTGCCCAGGCTAAACTGGATTCTGATACAGCAATTTTGAATGCTCAAACAGCTTTTAATGCATCCATGGATCAGTTGGAAAATTCACTCCATATCCAATCGAAGAAAAATGCTGAAGAGAGGGCTGATTCTATCTCAACTGTTAATCAAAATGTTCAGAAAGATCAATTGGCTTTGGGAAAGGCGTCTATAGAGGACATTAAAAAGCAAGGAGAAGCGGAAATTGCGGCATATAAGGCTAATATAGAAAAGCAGAAACTGGCTATCGCACAAAGCAAGAATACTACTGTAGTTAAGCAGAACTTAACTGAAAAGCTCAATAAGACGGAGGATGTTGGTGTACTCGCCTTAGAAGTGAGTAATATGGAAAAGCTGCTTCCTAAATACAAGCAGCAATTACAGAGTAAAGAAATAACCGAACAGGAGTACAACACGTTTGTTACCCAGTTATATGAGAAACAACAAGCATTACAAAAGGCAACACTCGAAAATCAAAAAACCACCCTTTTGTCTCTTCCGGATACCTTAAAAAGCCTTATTCAAAAATTTTCTGGTGCATCTGATGAATTGACCGCTACTATATATCAAGGTTTATCAGGTGCTTATAGCCTGGCCGAGACGGCAATGAACAACTACTTCAATGCAGAAGAAAACCGTATTAAGCAGAGCCAGAAGGATATGCAGGAGCGCCTTGATACCGAGCTTGAGCAAGCTAAAGCTCGTGCACAAAGCAAGGCAGAGGAAGAAAGGCTTGATAAGGAGTATGCTGAAAAGAAAAAGCAGGCCGATAAGCAGGCGGGAGAAGAACTGAAAAAGGTAAAGAAAAAAGAAGCGAGATTGGCATTGGTAACAGAGCTTGCTAATATCGCAGCAGCGGCGGCAGCTAACGTATTAAATGGTGTAACATTTGGCGCTGCAGGCGTTGCACAGTATGCAGTACAGTCATTGCTTGCATTGGGTAGGTATGCAATTCGTGTTAATGAAATTGATAACACCCAATTTGAGTATGGTGGATCTGCTGACGTCCCGACACGCGGTGGAAGGTTCGGGGGTAAATCACATAACAGGGGCGGTACTCCATTCGCATATAAGGGAAGAACTTTTGAAGCTGAAGCCAATGAATTGGCGGTAATCCGGACGAAGAACGCACCTACTGGGGATTATACCATTTCTGGTAATCATACTCAGATAGCATCTGCTCTCAATTCCCTTGGCGGTGGGGTATCCTTTGCACCTGGTGCCGCTATTCAGAAGTTTGAGTTTGGTGGTGGTTTAGGAGAAAGCCTTCAGGCACCAGTATTCGTACCTTCAGTTTCTAATACTTCAATCAGTACCAGCAATGCACAATCAGAACAGTACTATGAGATCCTGATGGAGCAAACTAAATCTATTCAGGCTGTCAATAACAGAATTGATCGTATTCAGGTGGTTCAGGAAACCAGAACAGTCACAGATGCGCAAAAGAAGGCCGTTAAACAATCCCAAATAGGTACACTATGA
- a CDS encoding PBSX family phage terminase large subunit, with product MAAEHRHHISRLYKPVFTTKARYIHIWGGRAAGRSHFGTDYFLILLTQPAYFRGVFLRNVFSDIRDSLFADFKDRIEESDFDEADFEINESKMTILYKPTGNTIISKGFNKSSGNRSAKLKSLAGITHVLIEEADENHEGEVNKLDDSIRTDKVENIQVIFLYNPPSKNHWLIKRFYNLEECGLYDGNPYTDSDGKYHPEGKPLPYYKAIPKSNPDVLCIHSTYKDNIKNLNPKTLAKYQAYGDPDSQFYNPEQYYVDVLGLVPEGARGRIYRNWKHITLEFFRSLPYTSIYAIDFGYSGDPVAVVELKIHNNRAFWHEVIYEPGLTNPALADMMRVRGVPRNAIIIADSAEPKSIQELRDLGFTHIRAADKGPDSLKFGIKQVNAMENYGTECSDNLWMENEEYKWKLGADGEPTDEPVDANNHLKDAGRYGITTYKGLKRKKKIKTANTTTAAPTTRTEQNRSKLDRL from the coding sequence ATGGCGGCTGAGCACCGGCACCATATATCCCGCCTATACAAGCCTGTATTCACAACTAAAGCCAGGTATATTCACATCTGGGGAGGCCGTGCAGCTGGTCGCTCTCATTTCGGCACCGATTATTTCCTCATCCTCCTTACCCAACCAGCCTACTTCCGTGGTGTATTCCTGCGCAACGTGTTCTCTGATATCAGGGATTCCCTGTTTGCTGATTTTAAGGACAGGATAGAGGAAAGCGATTTCGACGAGGCAGACTTTGAGATCAATGAAAGTAAAATGACCATCCTGTATAAGCCTACAGGTAATACCATCATCAGTAAGGGGTTTAATAAATCCAGTGGTAACCGGTCCGCAAAACTTAAATCCTTGGCAGGGATCACCCACGTATTGATTGAGGAGGCAGATGAGAACCATGAAGGAGAGGTGAATAAGCTGGATGACTCTATCCGTACAGATAAGGTTGAGAATATCCAGGTAATCTTCCTGTATAACCCGCCCAGTAAAAACCATTGGCTGATAAAGCGCTTCTATAACCTGGAGGAGTGCGGGTTATATGATGGAAACCCATATACAGACTCAGACGGTAAATATCATCCGGAAGGCAAGCCATTACCATATTATAAGGCCATCCCTAAATCCAACCCTGATGTATTGTGCATCCATTCTACCTACAAGGACAACATAAAGAACCTTAATCCTAAGACTCTGGCTAAATACCAGGCGTATGGTGACCCTGATAGCCAGTTCTACAACCCTGAACAGTATTACGTTGATGTATTGGGCCTGGTGCCGGAAGGTGCCCGAGGCAGAATATACAGGAACTGGAAGCATATTACACTTGAATTCTTCCGGTCTCTACCATACACATCTATATATGCCATTGACTTTGGTTACTCTGGTGATCCCGTAGCAGTGGTAGAGCTCAAGATACATAATAACAGGGCATTCTGGCATGAGGTGATTTATGAACCGGGCCTGACTAATCCGGCTTTGGCAGACATGATGCGGGTACGTGGAGTGCCGAGGAATGCAATTATTATTGCTGATTCGGCAGAGCCTAAGAGTATACAGGAATTACGGGATCTTGGATTTACCCATATCAGAGCAGCCGACAAAGGTCCTGATAGCCTCAAATTTGGCATCAAACAAGTCAATGCTATGGAGAACTACGGTACAGAATGTTCTGATAACCTATGGATGGAGAACGAAGAGTATAAGTGGAAACTAGGTGCTGATGGCGAACCAACAGACGAGCCAGTAGACGCAAATAACCACCTTAAAGATGCGGGTAGGTATGGTATTACGACTTATAAAGGGCTGAAGCGCAAGAAGAAAATCAAGACAGCCAATACTACTACTGCAGCCCCTACCACTCGCACAGAGCAAAACCGGTCTAAATTAGACCGTCTATAA
- a CDS encoding DUF551 domain-containing protein, with product MDNETREAGWKYAQCRHIASPAGQYEIIRGFIAGAGWALRNLRWIPVTESLPKRGDRCLFIVGVEHSHDNGRMLGGTYTGNPDDFTMYEFATPGVTYTASHWCPIPEQLLKAIL from the coding sequence ATGGATAACGAAACTCGCGAAGCTGGATGGAAGTATGCACAATGTCGGCATATTGCCAGCCCTGCAGGTCAGTATGAAATTATACGAGGATTTATTGCTGGTGCTGGTTGGGCACTACGCAACCTCCGGTGGATCCCTGTAACAGAATCACTGCCAAAACGAGGGGACCGATGCCTATTCATTGTTGGCGTTGAGCACAGCCATGATAACGGTCGGATGTTAGGCGGCACCTATACTGGTAATCCAGACGACTTCACCATGTATGAATTTGCCACACCTGGTGTTACTTATACCGCCTCCCACTGGTGCCCGATTCCTGAACAACTTTTAAAAGCAATACTATGA
- a CDS encoding DNA methyltransferase, with amino-acid sequence MEQLNKIKYDEFLRRKVKLAGSNGFDVNIDEISTALKPHNRLMVKWNVEGGRRANFASFGLHKTVTQLETIRIILTRTGGRGLIIAPLGVRQEFINDAKNILGWQVLPKFIRSIDECEETGIYITNYETVRDGKLDPRLFQVASLDEASVLRGFGGSKTFREFMRLFTGDGGPLGNRRGSECVPYRFVATATPSPNDYIELLAYADFLGIMDISQAKTRFFKRDSTKADKLTLHAHKEKEFWLWVASWGLFVQKPSDITGDAADDQGYILPELDLRWHELPTDHTSAGTEKSGQGRLFKDVALGLTGAAKEKRDSLSDRISKMMQLRSEDPAAHRIIWHDLESERQAIEKAVPSCLSVYGSQKLEVREDTVSDFAYGRIQELAAKPCMLGSGTNLQRYCHWAIYLGIGFKFNDFIQSIHRLLRFLQQHRVRVDLIYTEAEREVRKNIETKWQNHNKQVKVMTDIIKEFGLSQAAMANLLTRKIGVERIEVKGSRYRLVNNDCVLEARRLESNSIGLVLTSIPFATQYEYSPNYSDFGHSENNEEFFEQMDYLTPELYRSLMPGRIAAIHVKDRIVPIGMTGMGTQTSYPFHCHTIMHFLKHGFAYMGMKTIVTDVVRENNQTYRLGWSEQCKDGSKMGVGMPEYLLLFRKPPTDTSNSYADIPVVKEKKKYSLSKWQVDAHDFARSSGDRLLTPNEIAGLEHDKIFKVFKDYSLNQVYDFDYHVSIGDALEAAGKLPTTFMLLQPQSWSDEVWTDITRMRTLNSSQYSKGKEMHLCPLQIDLGKRVINQLSNKGDIVLDPFGGIMTVPSIAVELERFGVAFELNHNYFIDGSAYCKAAEESVKMPTLFDL; translated from the coding sequence ATGGAACAGTTGAACAAGATTAAGTATGATGAATTCCTGAGAAGGAAAGTAAAGTTAGCAGGTAGTAATGGATTTGATGTCAATATCGATGAAATCAGCACTGCATTGAAACCACATAATCGACTAATGGTAAAGTGGAATGTAGAAGGCGGACGTCGAGCCAATTTCGCCTCATTTGGGTTGCATAAAACCGTAACACAATTGGAGACCATTCGCATCATTCTTACCAGAACCGGTGGACGCGGTTTAATCATTGCTCCACTTGGTGTACGTCAGGAGTTTATCAATGATGCCAAAAACATTCTCGGCTGGCAGGTGCTTCCTAAATTCATCCGGTCCATAGACGAATGCGAAGAAACTGGAATCTATATAACAAACTATGAAACGGTTAGGGACGGAAAGCTCGATCCAAGGTTATTCCAAGTCGCTTCTCTTGATGAAGCAAGCGTGTTACGAGGATTCGGAGGAAGTAAAACGTTTCGAGAGTTTATGCGCCTGTTTACCGGTGATGGCGGACCGCTTGGTAACCGTAGAGGATCCGAATGTGTACCATACCGTTTCGTAGCTACTGCAACACCTTCTCCAAACGACTATATAGAGCTTCTGGCATATGCTGATTTTCTCGGCATCATGGATATCAGCCAGGCCAAAACAAGATTCTTCAAACGTGATAGTACCAAGGCGGATAAGCTCACCCTGCATGCACATAAAGAAAAAGAGTTCTGGCTATGGGTAGCCAGCTGGGGACTGTTTGTACAGAAGCCATCCGATATCACAGGAGATGCTGCAGATGACCAGGGATATATCCTTCCTGAACTCGACCTGAGATGGCATGAGTTGCCAACTGACCACACATCTGCAGGTACCGAAAAAAGTGGGCAGGGCCGACTATTTAAAGATGTCGCATTAGGATTGACCGGAGCGGCAAAAGAGAAGCGTGATAGCCTTTCCGATCGCATATCGAAGATGATGCAGCTACGCTCAGAGGATCCTGCGGCACACCGCATTATTTGGCACGACCTGGAAAGTGAAAGACAGGCTATTGAAAAAGCGGTACCATCATGCCTGTCTGTTTATGGCTCCCAAAAGCTAGAGGTAAGGGAGGATACGGTATCTGACTTTGCATATGGGCGCATTCAAGAGTTAGCGGCGAAACCATGTATGCTTGGTTCAGGTACCAACCTACAACGCTACTGCCACTGGGCAATATACCTGGGTATCGGTTTTAAATTCAATGACTTTATTCAATCAATTCATCGTCTGCTGCGATTTCTGCAGCAGCATCGAGTAAGAGTGGATCTTATTTATACCGAAGCAGAGCGGGAAGTCCGAAAGAATATTGAAACGAAATGGCAAAATCACAATAAACAAGTCAAAGTAATGACCGACATAATTAAAGAGTTTGGTTTATCACAAGCGGCTATGGCCAACTTACTTACAAGGAAGATAGGAGTAGAAAGGATTGAAGTCAAAGGCAGCCGGTACCGTCTCGTGAATAATGATTGTGTTTTAGAGGCACGGCGGCTGGAATCGAATAGCATAGGCCTTGTACTTACCAGTATTCCATTTGCCACTCAGTACGAGTACTCTCCGAATTACTCCGACTTTGGTCATAGTGAAAACAATGAGGAGTTCTTTGAGCAGATGGATTACCTCACCCCGGAGCTTTACCGGTCTCTTATGCCTGGCAGAATAGCAGCAATTCACGTAAAGGATCGTATTGTCCCTATAGGTATGACGGGAATGGGAACTCAAACTTCATATCCCTTCCATTGTCACACCATAATGCACTTCCTGAAGCATGGATTTGCTTACATGGGAATGAAGACGATAGTTACTGATGTCGTGCGCGAGAATAACCAAACCTATCGCCTCGGCTGGTCTGAACAGTGTAAGGATGGTAGCAAGATGGGCGTAGGAATGCCGGAGTATCTACTCCTGTTTAGAAAGCCTCCTACCGATACCTCAAACAGTTATGCAGACATCCCTGTGGTGAAGGAAAAGAAGAAATACTCCTTATCAAAATGGCAGGTAGATGCTCATGACTTTGCCCGTTCTTCCGGAGACAGGCTTCTTACACCTAATGAAATCGCTGGTTTGGAGCATGATAAAATATTCAAGGTATTTAAAGATTACTCTCTCAATCAGGTTTACGACTTTGATTACCATGTTTCAATTGGTGATGCCCTGGAAGCTGCCGGTAAACTTCCAACCACATTCATGCTTCTACAGCCGCAAAGCTGGTCAGACGAAGTATGGACAGATATCACGCGCATGAGAACACTCAATAGTTCTCAGTACAGCAAAGGTAAGGAAATGCACTTATGCCCTTTACAGATAGACTTGGGAAAGCGGGTGATCAATCAGCTATCAAATAAAGGTGATATCGTTCTGGACCCGTTTGGTGGGATAATGACAGTACCGTCGATAGCTGTTGAACTGGAAAGGTTTGGTGTTGCCTTTGAGCTTAATCACAACTACTTTATTGACGGCTCAGCATATTGCAAGGCTGCGGAAGAAAGCGTGAAAATGCCCACATTATTTGACTTATGA
- a CDS encoding DNA cytosine methyltransferase gives MRKIYFIDLFCGAGGVTSGIHRARYKEQQFAKVIACVNHDPLAIESHEANHPDCIHYVEKIQVLDLAELKVIVKKLRRQDPDCLIFIWASIECTNFSKAKGGLPRDADSRTLAEHLFRYEEELYLDGWFIENVEEFMAWGPLDGNGKPISKRNGEDYIRWVNKMQSYGYNFDYRILNAADFGAYTSRRRYFAQFMRPGLSITWPEATHSKKPSHTGMFGQLDKWRAVKEVLDLTDEGKSIFDRKKPLSEKTLERIYAGLLKYVANGDDMFIAKHFSGRPKGKVIPVDGPAGTVTTFNGQSLVNVSFIAKYYSNGGQLNTIEEPASTLPTKDRLSLVTPTFLLNPAWGGYSTSIDQPSPVIIARGDKAPIYLVQADGGVFAGQISFMKFPSPPHSYNVLSNTKITIFMIKHGIVDIKMRMLKIPELLRIQGFGDDYHLKGSQADQKKFIGNAVEVNQAKVIIEASYAGIMGLTERKTA, from the coding sequence ATGAGAAAGATATATTTCATAGACCTTTTTTGCGGTGCTGGTGGAGTTACATCAGGCATCCACCGAGCACGGTATAAGGAGCAGCAGTTTGCCAAAGTGATTGCTTGTGTGAATCATGATCCACTTGCCATCGAATCTCATGAAGCAAATCATCCTGATTGTATCCACTACGTTGAGAAAATTCAGGTGCTTGATCTTGCTGAATTGAAGGTTATCGTAAAAAAGCTCCGCCGACAGGATCCGGATTGCCTGATATTTATCTGGGCCTCTATTGAGTGTACCAATTTTTCGAAAGCAAAAGGAGGGCTTCCGAGGGATGCAGACAGCCGCACGCTTGCTGAACACTTGTTCCGGTATGAAGAAGAGTTATACCTGGATGGATGGTTTATTGAAAACGTGGAAGAGTTCATGGCTTGGGGACCACTTGACGGAAACGGCAAACCAATTTCAAAGCGTAATGGAGAGGATTATATCAGGTGGGTAAACAAAATGCAGTCTTACGGTTACAACTTTGACTACCGAATCTTAAATGCCGCTGACTTCGGGGCCTATACCTCCCGCCGTAGGTACTTTGCCCAGTTTATGCGACCAGGCTTGTCGATTACCTGGCCGGAAGCTACGCACAGCAAAAAGCCATCACATACAGGCATGTTTGGCCAGCTGGATAAATGGAGGGCTGTAAAAGAAGTATTGGATTTAACAGATGAAGGGAAGTCCATATTTGATAGAAAGAAGCCGCTTTCCGAAAAAACACTTGAGAGAATTTACGCCGGGTTACTAAAGTATGTGGCGAACGGTGATGATATGTTCATTGCAAAGCACTTCTCAGGAAGACCGAAAGGAAAGGTTATCCCTGTAGACGGACCCGCAGGGACTGTGACGACTTTTAATGGACAGTCATTGGTAAATGTAAGTTTCATAGCGAAGTACTATAGCAATGGAGGACAATTGAATACTATTGAGGAGCCAGCTTCCACATTACCGACTAAGGACCGGTTATCACTAGTTACACCTACCTTCTTATTAAATCCAGCATGGGGAGGTTATTCAACCTCAATTGACCAGCCATCACCGGTTATCATTGCAAGGGGAGATAAGGCCCCGATTTACCTGGTACAGGCAGATGGAGGCGTGTTTGCCGGTCAAATATCATTTATGAAATTTCCATCACCACCTCATTCTTACAACGTCTTAAGTAATACCAAAATCACAATATTTATGATTAAGCATGGAATAGTAGACATTAAAATGAGGATGTTGAAGATTCCAGAATTACTACGGATCCAGGGATTTGGAGATGATTATCACCTTAAGGGATCGCAGGCAGATCAGAAGAAATTCATCGGTAACGCGGTCGAGGTAAACCAGGCAAAGGTGATCATAGAAGCCAGTTACGCTGGTATTATGGGATTAACAGAACGTAAAACAGCATGA